A genomic stretch from Edaphobacter aggregans includes:
- a CDS encoding alpha/beta fold hydrolase, protein MPFTPQFASVNGTSLAYRDTSAGMPILFIHGHPFNQSMWDAQVDALRWKHRVITYDIRGYGLSQVPAAEATTLETLADDIADLLDHLKIPTAVITGLSMGGQIAMAFADQYPQRLSGLILAATFPQADTPEAAATRRATADRFLTQGSIPPGIEMLPKLLAPATIKDHPDIALKVLSMIARTSPAGAAAALRGRAQRKDYTPTLPKIAVPTLIVVGTEDAYTNVDTAKVMQQSIPHSRLEIFEGIGHLPNLEATDRFNAVLHNFLDTIPTQNTKAAARTAG, encoded by the coding sequence ATGCCCTTCACCCCACAATTCGCCTCCGTCAACGGCACCTCCCTCGCCTACCGCGACACGAGCGCCGGCATGCCCATCCTCTTTATCCACGGCCATCCCTTCAATCAATCCATGTGGGACGCCCAAGTCGACGCTCTCAGATGGAAGCACCGCGTCATCACCTACGACATCCGGGGCTACGGACTATCCCAGGTCCCCGCCGCCGAAGCCACCACCCTCGAAACCTTGGCCGACGACATCGCCGATCTTCTCGACCACCTTAAGATCCCCACTGCTGTCATAACCGGCCTCTCCATGGGCGGCCAGATCGCCATGGCCTTCGCCGACCAATACCCTCAACGCCTCTCCGGCCTCATCTTAGCCGCCACCTTCCCCCAGGCCGACACCCCCGAAGCCGCAGCCACTCGCCGCGCCACCGCCGACCGCTTCCTCACCCAAGGCTCCATCCCGCCCGGCATCGAGATGCTCCCCAAACTTCTCGCCCCCGCTACCATCAAAGACCATCCAGACATCGCCCTCAAAGTCCTCAGCATGATCGCCCGCACCTCACCCGCCGGCGCCGCCGCCGCCCTCCGCGGACGTGCCCAGCGCAAGGACTACACCCCCACCCTGCCCAAAATCGCCGTCCCCACCCTCATCGTCGTCGGAACCGAAGACGCCTACACCAACGTCGACACCGCAAAAGTCATGCAGCAATCCATCCCCCACTCCCGCCTCGAAATATTTGAAGGCATAGGCCACCTCCCCAACCTTGAAGCCACCGACCGCTTCAACGCCGTTCTCCACAACTTCCTCGACACCATACCCACTCAGAACACTAAGGCTGCAGCACGAACTGCCGGATAG
- a CDS encoding STAS domain-containing protein, translated as MSTESAPLFTYEVAEAGNAETGYITTIACHGRVVTQTAGELKDLVKPLISRGGRIVLDFSDVAGVDSQGLGTLVGLKISALGAGYCTFECTNLSPRVQELLRITKLTHLFS; from the coding sequence ATGTCAACTGAATCAGCGCCGCTCTTTACCTATGAAGTCGCAGAAGCGGGGAACGCGGAGACGGGCTATATCACGACGATTGCTTGCCACGGCAGGGTGGTCACTCAGACCGCAGGCGAGCTCAAGGATCTGGTCAAGCCGCTAATCTCTCGAGGTGGCCGCATCGTGCTCGACTTTAGCGACGTGGCCGGTGTGGATAGCCAGGGGCTGGGCACTTTGGTCGGGCTGAAAATATCGGCTCTTGGAGCAGGTTATTGCACGTTCGAGTGCACCAACTTGTCGCCCCGTGTGCAGGAGCTTTTGCGCATTACCAAGCTGACTCATTTGTTCTCCTAA
- the trpB gene encoding tryptophan synthase subunit beta — MGTTAAMVSPAGPVKSAVGRFGVYGGRYVPETLMAALEELEAAYAEAQGDEAFKAELDDLLRNYCGRPTPLYFAKRLTELCGGAKIYLKREDLLHTGAHKINNALGQGLLARRMGKKRIIAETGAGQHGVATATVCALFGMECVIYMGEEDMRRQELNVYRMRLLGAEVRGVSAGSATLKDAISEAMRDWVTNVRTTYYILGSALGAHPYPTMVRDFHRVISKEAKRQVMEQEGKLPAAIVACVGGGSNAIGAFYEFLGDANVQLIGVEAGGRGTALGEHAARFQKVGGGVPGVLQGTYSYVLQDDAGQIAATHSVSAGLDYASVGPEHAMLHDSGRATYVSCTDDAALKATVTLARTEGILPALESAHAIAEAIRIAPMMAKTDVLMVNLSGRGDKDMGILARELDLRGAGEIKA, encoded by the coding sequence ATGGGAACGACAGCGGCGATGGTGAGTCCGGCGGGGCCGGTGAAGTCGGCGGTGGGACGGTTTGGCGTTTATGGCGGGCGGTATGTTCCCGAGACGCTGATGGCGGCGCTCGAGGAATTGGAAGCCGCATATGCGGAGGCGCAGGGGGATGAGGCGTTTAAGGCGGAGCTGGATGATCTGCTGAGGAACTATTGCGGTCGGCCTACTCCGCTGTACTTTGCGAAACGGCTTACGGAGCTATGCGGCGGGGCAAAGATCTATCTCAAGCGCGAGGACCTGCTGCATACGGGCGCGCACAAGATCAATAATGCTCTGGGGCAGGGGCTGCTGGCTCGGCGGATGGGGAAGAAGAGGATTATTGCAGAGACAGGCGCGGGGCAGCATGGCGTGGCGACGGCAACCGTGTGCGCGCTGTTCGGGATGGAGTGCGTGATCTACATGGGCGAGGAGGACATGCGGCGGCAGGAGCTGAATGTCTACCGGATGCGGCTGCTGGGCGCGGAGGTGCGTGGCGTGAGTGCGGGGTCGGCTACGCTGAAGGACGCGATCTCGGAGGCGATGCGGGATTGGGTTACGAATGTTCGGACGACTTACTACATTCTGGGGAGTGCGCTGGGGGCGCATCCTTACCCAACGATGGTGCGGGATTTTCATCGCGTGATCAGCAAAGAGGCGAAGCGTCAGGTGATGGAGCAGGAAGGTAAGCTTCCGGCGGCGATTGTCGCTTGTGTGGGTGGTGGGTCGAATGCGATTGGGGCTTTCTATGAGTTTCTTGGCGATGCGAATGTGCAGTTGATTGGCGTGGAGGCTGGCGGTCGCGGGACGGCGCTGGGCGAACATGCAGCGCGGTTCCAGAAAGTGGGTGGCGGTGTTCCGGGAGTGTTGCAGGGAACGTATAGCTACGTGCTGCAGGATGACGCGGGGCAGATTGCGGCGACGCACTCGGTGAGTGCGGGGCTGGACTATGCCAGCGTGGGGCCGGAGCATGCGATGCTGCATGACTCGGGGCGTGCGACTTATGTCTCGTGCACGGATGATGCGGCGCTGAAGGCTACGGTGACGCTGGCGCGGACGGAGGGGATTCTGCCCGCGCTCGAGAGCGCTCATGCGATTGCTGAGGCGATTCGGATTGCTCCAATGATGGCAAAGACAGATGTGTTGATGGTGAATCTGTCGGGGCGCGGGGATAAGGATATGGGGATTTTGGCAAGGGAACTGGATCTAAGGGGTGCGGGAGAGATTAAGGCGTGA
- the trpA gene encoding tryptophan synthase subunit alpha — translation MAIKFKKKPGIVAYLTAGDPNLATTRDIALAAIDNGADVIELGVPFSDPLADGPVIQRASERAVAKGTRLTDVLGLAKELRAARPSAGLVLFSYLNPVVRMGMKTFCAKAAEVGADGVLLTDMIVEEACEYLEAMKEHLLAPVFLAAPTSPDARLKAIAGASQGFVYAISRVGITGTQQKVAGDAAELVARLRQFTELPIAVGFGISNAEHVKAVGEFADAAIIGSALVALIEKSTPEESPAAVGRFIAGLRS, via the coding sequence ATGGCGATCAAATTCAAAAAGAAGCCTGGGATTGTTGCTTACCTAACTGCGGGTGATCCTAATCTTGCGACGACGCGGGATATTGCGCTGGCTGCAATCGACAACGGAGCGGATGTGATTGAGCTGGGCGTGCCGTTCAGTGATCCGCTGGCGGATGGGCCGGTGATTCAGCGGGCTAGTGAGCGTGCTGTGGCTAAGGGGACTCGGCTGACGGATGTGCTGGGGTTGGCGAAGGAGCTGCGCGCTGCGCGGCCTTCGGCGGGGCTGGTGTTGTTCTCGTACCTGAACCCTGTAGTGCGGATGGGCATGAAGACGTTCTGTGCGAAGGCCGCAGAGGTTGGCGCGGATGGCGTGCTGCTGACGGACATGATTGTGGAAGAGGCTTGCGAGTATCTGGAAGCGATGAAGGAGCACTTGCTGGCTCCGGTGTTTCTGGCTGCGCCAACCAGTCCTGATGCGAGGTTGAAGGCGATTGCGGGAGCTTCGCAGGGATTTGTTTACGCGATCTCGCGTGTGGGGATTACGGGCACGCAGCAGAAGGTTGCGGGTGACGCCGCTGAACTGGTGGCGAGGCTGCGGCAGTTTACTGAGCTGCCCATTGCGGTTGGATTCGGCATCTCGAACGCAGAGCACGTGAAGGCTGTCGGTGAGTTTGCCGATGCCGCGATTATTGGCAGCGCTTTGGTGGCGCTGATTGAGAAGAGTACGCCGGAGGAGTCTCCTGCGGCAGTGGGGCGGTTCATTGCGGGGTTGCGATCATGA
- the pheA gene encoding chorismate mutase codes for MDISDWRQKIDELDEQIVRLISQRAGAAQAIGELKRTSDLPVYEPKREQAVFDHVRAVNPGPLDDAELLHVYERIIDVMRTLQKRKE; via the coding sequence ATGGATATCTCCGATTGGCGACAGAAGATTGATGAACTGGATGAGCAGATCGTTCGACTCATCAGCCAGCGCGCAGGGGCTGCGCAGGCGATCGGCGAGCTTAAGCGAACATCCGATCTTCCGGTCTATGAGCCAAAGCGGGAGCAGGCCGTCTTCGACCACGTTCGCGCGGTCAATCCAGGGCCATTGGACGACGCAGAGCTGCTGCATGTGTACGAGCGGATTATCGACGTGATGCGGACTTTGCAGAAGCGGAAAGAGTAG
- the aroF gene encoding 3-deoxy-7-phosphoheptulonate synthase — MIVAMQDHATEENIQLVIERMVELGFNVHRTTGAVQTILAGVGTPDHFDVAEFKVLAGVHDAYRISSPYKLAGRSFRPEGTKIKFPNGVVVGGEEVVVMAGPCSVESHEQILLSAKQVAAAGGKFLRGGAYKPRSSPYSFQGMGLEGLKLLRDVSNETGLLVITEVMEISQIEVMLPYIDCFQVGARNMQNFNLLRELGHVRKPVLLKRGIAATIEEVLLSAEYILSGGNYDLMLCERGIRTYETYTRNTMDISAIPVLKKLTHLPVMGDPSHGVGIRDLVPPMALASVAAGADGLLMEMHPNPDKAMSDGAQSMYPEQLEKLVAQLRLIAPIVGRKMA, encoded by the coding sequence ATGATCGTAGCGATGCAGGACCATGCAACCGAGGAAAACATACAACTGGTAATCGAGCGAATGGTCGAGCTCGGATTCAATGTTCACCGCACGACCGGAGCCGTACAGACGATTCTGGCCGGCGTAGGCACGCCCGATCACTTTGATGTTGCGGAGTTCAAGGTGCTGGCCGGTGTGCATGATGCTTACCGGATCTCATCGCCATACAAACTGGCGGGCAGGAGCTTCCGGCCTGAAGGAACGAAGATCAAGTTCCCGAACGGCGTCGTGGTTGGTGGCGAAGAGGTTGTGGTGATGGCGGGCCCGTGCTCGGTGGAGTCGCACGAGCAGATTCTGTTGAGCGCGAAACAGGTTGCAGCAGCGGGCGGAAAATTTCTGCGTGGCGGAGCGTACAAGCCGCGGAGTTCGCCGTACAGCTTCCAGGGCATGGGGCTCGAAGGGTTGAAGCTGCTGCGCGATGTGAGCAACGAAACCGGTCTGCTCGTGATTACAGAGGTGATGGAGATCTCGCAGATCGAAGTCATGTTGCCGTATATCGATTGCTTCCAGGTGGGCGCACGGAATATGCAGAACTTCAACTTGCTGCGCGAACTGGGACATGTGCGCAAGCCGGTTCTGCTGAAACGCGGGATTGCGGCGACTATTGAAGAGGTTCTTCTAAGCGCGGAGTACATTTTGTCGGGCGGTAACTACGATCTAATGCTGTGCGAGCGTGGCATCCGAACCTACGAGACGTACACGCGCAACACAATGGATATCTCGGCTATTCCAGTGCTGAAGAAACTGACACATTTGCCGGTGATGGGCGATCCATCGCATGGGGTGGGGATTCGCGACCTGGTGCCGCCGATGGCTCTTGCGAGCGTTGCCGCCGGGGCTGATGGGTTGCTGATGGAGATGCATCCGAATCCGGATAAGGCGATGAGCGATGGTGCGCAGAGCATGTATCCGGAGCAGTTGGAGAAGCTCGTAGCGCAACTGAGGTTGATCGCTCCTATCGTTGGACGGAAGATGGCGTAG
- a CDS encoding prephenate dehydrogenase/arogenate dehydrogenase family protein encodes MAAGVIERVLIVGTGLIGASAGLAMRAAGFTGRIDGWDTSFLERAAALQMGAVDGVAADREAALELARAANAIVLAVPVLAIKDWMRLLAPVLQAGQLVTDVGSTKLEIVELGAQLFGGDDKAVFLAGHPMAGKESGGALLGEAGLFNGAMWLFTPTTTEPTSIEKEWRKWVGFFGARTLDMDAARHDELCAWVSHLPQMLSTALAALLEDRFGDAPEIAAIGGRALRETTRLGASPYSMWRDVAMTNTEPIADTLLALEQRLTHVRENLRTPGLREEFELANQFRKRH; translated from the coding sequence ATGGCGGCTGGCGTGATAGAGCGTGTACTCATTGTCGGAACGGGATTGATCGGAGCTTCGGCCGGTCTGGCTATGCGTGCTGCTGGGTTTACGGGTCGCATTGACGGTTGGGATACGAGTTTTCTGGAGAGAGCGGCGGCGTTGCAGATGGGTGCCGTCGATGGCGTGGCTGCGGATCGCGAGGCTGCGCTTGAGCTGGCACGTGCGGCGAATGCGATTGTGCTCGCCGTGCCGGTGCTCGCTATCAAGGACTGGATGCGGCTGCTTGCGCCGGTTCTGCAGGCGGGGCAGCTTGTCACCGATGTAGGAAGCACGAAGCTCGAGATCGTCGAGCTGGGAGCGCAGCTCTTTGGCGGAGACGATAAGGCGGTGTTTCTGGCGGGCCATCCGATGGCGGGTAAGGAGTCCGGCGGTGCGCTGTTGGGTGAGGCTGGACTGTTCAACGGTGCTATGTGGCTGTTTACCCCAACGACGACAGAGCCGACCTCGATTGAGAAGGAATGGCGTAAGTGGGTGGGATTCTTCGGCGCGCGGACGTTGGATATGGACGCGGCGCGACATGATGAGTTGTGTGCGTGGGTGAGCCATCTGCCGCAGATGTTGTCGACGGCGCTGGCGGCGCTGTTAGAGGACAGGTTTGGAGATGCGCCGGAGATTGCAGCTATCGGTGGTAGGGCGCTGCGCGAGACGACGCGGCTAGGAGCTAGTCCCTACAGCATGTGGCGCGATGTTGCGATGACGAATACGGAGCCGATCGCCGACACGTTGCTGGCATTAGAGCAGCGGTTGACGCATGTGCGAGAGAATCTGCGGACGCCGGGACTGAGGGAAGAGTTTGAGCTCGCGAATCAGTTTCGCAAGCGGCATTAG
- a CDS encoding threonine ammonia-lyase has translation MSDSTNSLNISLADVIAARERLRSAIYYSPCPHSQMLSALTGQQVYLKLENLQMTGSFKERGALNRIAMLTPEQAGRGVVAASAGNHAQGVAYHATARGIRALVVMPLATPLVKVTATRGFGAEVVLHGANYDEACEEATRLCQAQGMTFIHPFDDPTVMAGQGTIGLELLEQVPQLGAVIVPIGGGGLIGGIACAIKESRPDIRVVGVQTSRLPSMAMAVEQRHPVTLQPATTIADGIAVRRAGDVTFPVVDKYVDEIVTVDEDEIASAILVLLEREKTLAEGAGATALAALLQKKTSLNGAHTAVLVGGGNIDVTLLSRIIERGLVQDGRMIRLRIHLLDKPGALAELTKLIAHHRVNIVDTLYNRAYYGVNLGDTTIDITLETRGREQVQELLAALDNGGYVYSRVI, from the coding sequence GTGAGCGATTCAACAAATAGTCTGAACATCAGCCTTGCGGACGTAATCGCTGCACGGGAGCGGCTTCGTAGCGCTATCTACTACTCGCCTTGTCCGCACTCGCAGATGTTGTCTGCGCTGACGGGGCAACAGGTTTATCTGAAGCTTGAGAACCTGCAGATGACGGGCTCGTTCAAGGAGCGTGGTGCGCTAAACCGCATCGCGATGCTGACCCCTGAGCAGGCTGGGCGCGGCGTTGTGGCTGCGAGTGCGGGAAATCATGCGCAGGGGGTGGCGTACCATGCTACGGCGCGGGGGATTCGGGCGCTGGTCGTGATGCCGCTGGCTACTCCGCTGGTGAAGGTGACCGCTACGCGTGGGTTTGGCGCGGAGGTGGTGCTTCATGGGGCCAACTACGATGAGGCTTGCGAAGAAGCTACACGGCTGTGTCAGGCGCAGGGGATGACGTTTATCCATCCGTTCGACGACCCTACGGTGATGGCGGGCCAAGGGACGATTGGCTTGGAGTTGCTGGAGCAAGTGCCACAGCTCGGGGCGGTGATCGTGCCGATTGGCGGTGGTGGACTGATTGGTGGCATTGCTTGTGCCATCAAGGAGTCTCGGCCGGATATTCGAGTGGTGGGGGTGCAGACTTCACGGTTGCCTTCGATGGCGATGGCGGTTGAGCAACGTCATCCGGTGACGCTGCAGCCAGCGACTACGATTGCCGATGGTATCGCTGTGCGGCGAGCGGGCGATGTTACGTTTCCTGTTGTCGACAAGTATGTCGATGAGATTGTGACCGTCGACGAGGATGAGATTGCGTCTGCGATTCTGGTGCTGCTGGAGCGCGAGAAGACGCTGGCTGAGGGTGCGGGCGCCACGGCGCTTGCGGCTTTGTTGCAGAAGAAGACTTCGCTCAACGGTGCGCATACTGCGGTGCTGGTGGGCGGCGGCAACATCGATGTGACTCTGCTGTCGCGGATCATCGAGCGTGGTCTGGTTCAGGATGGGCGCATGATCCGGCTGCGGATTCATCTGTTGGATAAGCCGGGGGCTCTGGCAGAGTTGACGAAGCTGATTGCTCATCACCGCGTCAACATTGTCGATACGCTTTACAACCGTGCTTATTATGGCGTGAATCTTGGCGACACCACGATCGATATCACGCTTGAGACGCGTGGACGCGAGCAGGTTCAGGAACTACTTGCGGCTTTAGATAATGGCGGTTATGTGTACAGCCGGGTGATCTAG
- a CDS encoding D-alanine--D-alanine ligase family protein encodes MKKKLRIGVLFGGRSGEHEVSLLSAASILKAIDKKKYEVVPIGITKQGRWVTAHDAQALLSGKPAPENPRLAGDPQATPTAAVLKRGDEAIIIPPVPAESLQPLQLNVSADLAPTHSALDIDVIFPVLHGTFGEDGTIQGLFELADIAYVGSGVLGSAAGMDKDAMKKLFSAAGLPQTPYLALLRSEWRNDPRKATRLIEKTLNYPIFVKPANLGSSVGISKVHDRSELAAAMDLAASFDRKLVIEQGVGGPGAKPRELEVAVLGNDTPEASVVGEIVPGAEFYDYEAKYLSDASVPIIPAKLTAAESKQIRKMAIEAFRACDCSGLARVDFLMEPARKGKKSRIYLNEINTLPGFTSISMYPKLWGATGLPYKQLIDRLITLAIERHREKQQTSFTRQ; translated from the coding sequence ATGAAGAAAAAACTACGCATCGGTGTCCTCTTCGGCGGCCGCTCCGGCGAACACGAAGTCTCACTCCTCTCTGCCGCCTCCATCCTCAAGGCCATCGACAAGAAGAAGTACGAAGTCGTCCCCATCGGCATCACCAAGCAAGGCCGCTGGGTCACCGCACACGACGCCCAGGCCCTCCTCTCCGGCAAGCCCGCCCCCGAGAACCCGCGCCTAGCCGGAGACCCCCAGGCCACCCCCACCGCCGCCGTCCTCAAACGCGGTGACGAAGCCATCATCATCCCCCCCGTCCCCGCTGAATCGCTCCAACCCCTCCAGCTCAACGTGAGCGCCGACCTTGCCCCCACTCACTCCGCCCTCGACATCGACGTCATCTTCCCCGTCCTCCACGGAACCTTTGGCGAAGACGGCACCATCCAGGGCCTCTTCGAACTCGCCGACATAGCCTACGTAGGCTCAGGCGTCCTCGGCTCCGCCGCCGGCATGGATAAGGACGCGATGAAGAAGCTCTTCTCCGCTGCCGGTCTCCCGCAAACCCCCTACCTGGCCCTCCTCCGCAGCGAGTGGCGCAACGATCCACGCAAAGCCACCCGCCTCATCGAAAAAACCCTCAACTACCCCATCTTCGTAAAGCCCGCGAACCTCGGCTCCTCGGTCGGCATCAGCAAAGTCCACGATCGCAGCGAACTAGCCGCCGCCATGGACCTCGCCGCCAGCTTCGACCGCAAGCTCGTCATCGAGCAGGGCGTAGGCGGCCCGGGAGCCAAACCCCGCGAACTCGAAGTCGCCGTCCTCGGCAACGACACCCCTGAAGCCTCCGTCGTAGGCGAGATAGTCCCCGGCGCCGAGTTCTACGACTACGAAGCCAAATACCTAAGCGACGCGAGCGTCCCCATCATCCCGGCCAAACTCACCGCCGCTGAATCCAAACAGATCCGCAAGATGGCCATCGAAGCCTTCCGCGCTTGCGACTGCTCCGGCCTCGCCCGCGTCGACTTCCTCATGGAACCCGCACGCAAGGGCAAAAAATCCCGCATCTACCTCAACGAGATCAACACCCTCCCCGGCTTCACCAGCATCAGCATGTACCCCAAGCTCTGGGGAGCCACCGGCCTACCCTACAAACAACTCATCGACCGCCTCATCACTCTGGCCATCGAACGCCACCGCGAAAAACAGCAAACATCGTTCACTCGTCAGTGA
- a CDS encoding gluconate 2-dehydrogenase subunit 3 family protein has protein sequence MRRRDFVKAIVAASATAKTVLGQQTATPVAPSAPSPAPAAPGPVPWMRGLMEVKPLPMTAIVPDAVAQTNAHFFNVQQMATLRRLSEILMPPLKGYPGATDAGAPEFLDFLISVSPADRQQMYQAGLNRLDAEAKKHFGVAFAAVNAAQADQLLRPWLKSWMTDHPPTEPYAHFINVVHSDIRTATVNSQAWSDAASAKGRQTPDAGLYWFPVDPDIRRDATAPICRASQNKQHS, from the coding sequence ATGCGACGGCGCGATTTTGTTAAGGCAATAGTGGCGGCATCTGCAACCGCCAAGACAGTGTTAGGGCAACAGACTGCGACTCCAGTGGCACCATCCGCTCCATCGCCAGCACCAGCAGCACCCGGTCCCGTGCCGTGGATGCGAGGGCTGATGGAGGTGAAGCCTCTGCCGATGACTGCGATCGTGCCCGATGCCGTGGCGCAGACGAATGCGCATTTTTTCAATGTCCAGCAGATGGCAACGCTGCGGAGGCTGAGTGAGATTCTGATGCCGCCGCTCAAAGGCTATCCCGGAGCAACGGACGCCGGTGCGCCTGAGTTCCTCGATTTTTTGATTAGCGTTTCGCCTGCTGACCGGCAACAGATGTACCAAGCTGGTCTGAATCGGCTTGATGCGGAGGCTAAGAAACATTTTGGTGTGGCGTTTGCAGCGGTGAACGCGGCGCAGGCGGATCAATTGCTTCGTCCGTGGTTGAAAAGCTGGATGACGGATCATCCTCCGACGGAGCCGTACGCGCATTTCATCAATGTTGTGCATAGCGATATCCGCACGGCTACGGTCAACTCGCAAGCATGGAGTGACGCGGCGAGTGCGAAGGGGCGGCAAACGCCGGATGCGGGTTTGTATTGGTTTCCAGTCGATCCTGATATCCGTCGAGACGCTACTGCGCCCATCTGCCGGGCTAGTCAGAATAAACAACATTCCTAA
- a CDS encoding GMC oxidoreductase, whose protein sequence is MAEETVDVLIIGSGHSGGMAAKVLTEKGISCLMLNAGPVADVHKDTEVKPAYALPFRGFKQPGALPHVFQANEFNANTWVDEKEVPYTYDPQNPYNWVRVRLFGGRSLFWSRQSFRLSDYEFKGKSHDGYGDDWPISLADVAPYYSRVEAIFRVQGRADGLPQYPDGNFVVDDSPWSGCMQRFIAAGKQRGVPVCKPRSSLGVDGLASSVNLLLPDAFATGKLRAIPNVVVRELRVDKNTGRVNEVHFVDRLSRREMSVKARVVVLAAGTLESTRLLLNSKLANSSGVMGHYLIDQVYGPGIVCSVPEARDGKATPELMGGGALIPRFRNIGTKEKNFIRGYALNVHSSMGPMDPRNFATYGEDLEKKLESYNGSGFSTSIMAEVLARYENHVSIDKNVVDAWGIPVLRIDTKYTDNEFNMARDAVDTSIALAEAAGFEVLSKNYDPNPPGYSIHEIGTCRMGDNPKTSVLNKWSQSHDIKNLFVVDGASFVSSGWQNPTMTIVALAMRASDYLAEQMRQGNV, encoded by the coding sequence ATGGCCGAAGAGACGGTTGACGTTTTAATTATTGGGTCGGGACACTCGGGTGGGATGGCCGCAAAGGTTCTGACCGAAAAAGGTATTTCGTGCCTGATGCTGAATGCGGGCCCTGTCGCGGACGTTCACAAGGACACAGAGGTCAAGCCGGCTTATGCTCTGCCCTTCCGTGGATTTAAACAGCCGGGCGCGTTGCCGCATGTCTTTCAGGCGAACGAGTTCAATGCAAATACGTGGGTCGATGAAAAGGAAGTTCCCTATACTTACGATCCACAAAATCCATATAACTGGGTGAGGGTGCGGCTGTTTGGGGGGCGCTCGCTTTTTTGGTCGCGTCAGTCGTTCCGGCTTAGCGACTATGAGTTCAAGGGTAAGTCTCATGACGGCTATGGGGATGACTGGCCGATTAGTTTGGCGGACGTGGCCCCGTACTACTCGCGGGTGGAGGCGATCTTTCGGGTGCAGGGGCGGGCCGACGGGTTGCCACAGTATCCGGATGGCAATTTCGTTGTCGACGATTCGCCGTGGTCGGGATGCATGCAGCGTTTTATCGCGGCAGGAAAACAGAGGGGCGTTCCGGTTTGCAAACCGCGCAGTTCTCTGGGAGTTGATGGCCTTGCCAGCTCGGTGAACCTGCTTCTACCGGACGCCTTTGCTACAGGCAAGCTGAGAGCGATTCCGAACGTGGTCGTGCGCGAACTCCGCGTGGACAAAAATACCGGACGGGTAAACGAAGTTCACTTTGTCGATCGCCTGTCGCGGCGAGAGATGTCGGTGAAGGCGCGCGTAGTTGTTCTGGCGGCTGGGACTCTTGAGAGCACGCGGTTGTTGCTGAATTCAAAGCTGGCGAATTCCAGTGGTGTGATGGGCCACTACTTGATCGATCAGGTCTATGGGCCGGGCATCGTCTGTTCTGTGCCCGAGGCTCGCGATGGCAAAGCTACGCCGGAATTGATGGGCGGCGGCGCGCTGATTCCACGCTTCCGCAACATCGGCACCAAGGAAAAGAACTTTATCCGTGGCTATGCGCTGAATGTGCATAGCAGCATGGGGCCGATGGATCCGCGTAACTTTGCGACATACGGAGAGGACCTGGAGAAGAAACTCGAAAGCTATAACGGCAGCGGGTTTTCGACCAGCATTATGGCAGAGGTCTTGGCGCGGTACGAGAATCACGTGAGCATCGACAAGAATGTCGTTGATGCCTGGGGGATTCCGGTGCTTCGCATCGATACAAAGTACACCGACAATGAGTTCAACATGGCTCGCGATGCGGTCGATACGAGTATTGCGCTGGCCGAGGCTGCAGGGTTTGAGGTTCTTTCCAAGAACTACGATCCGAATCCACCTGGCTACAGCATTCATGAGATAGGAACTTGCCGTATGGGCGACAATCCGAAGACCAGCGTGCTGAATAAATGGAGCCAGAGCCACGACATCAAAAATCTGTTTGTTGTTGATGGAGCCAGCTTCGTGAGTTCCGGATGGCAGAATCCGACCATGACGATTGTGGCTTTGGCCATGCGAGCTTCGGATTATCTTGCCGAGCAGATGCGTCAAGGGAATGTTTAA